Proteins co-encoded in one Metabacillus sp. KUDC1714 genomic window:
- a CDS encoding 1,4-dihydroxy-2-naphthoate polyprenyltransferase — protein sequence MQPQTTPQVPSINQDKGFRIWWKLLRPHTLSAAFIPVTIGTVLALNEGSIKLSIFIAMLIASILIQAATNMFNEYFDYKRGLDNESSVGIGGAIVRNGIKAQTVLNLAIIFLSIATVIGIYICIMSTWWIALIGIICMATGYFYTGGPIPIAYTPFGELVAGFFMGTVIILIAYFIQTETLSFTIFLFSVPIAILVGAILTANNIRDLDGDKENGRKTLAILLGRKNSICFLALMFIASYIITLILVFSGVATSWSLIVFLSIPKAISAVKQFIGKVRPIEMMPAMKATAQTNVQFGFLLALGLFIGHYM from the coding sequence ATGCAACCTCAGACAACGCCGCAAGTTCCTTCTATAAATCAGGACAAAGGCTTTAGAATATGGTGGAAGCTTCTTCGCCCACATACATTATCTGCTGCATTTATCCCGGTTACAATTGGAACCGTGTTAGCCTTGAACGAAGGATCAATAAAGCTCTCAATATTCATTGCAATGTTAATTGCTTCAATTCTAATTCAAGCTGCAACAAATATGTTTAATGAATACTTTGACTATAAACGTGGTTTAGATAATGAATCATCTGTTGGAATTGGTGGTGCCATCGTTCGAAATGGGATCAAGGCGCAAACAGTTCTAAATTTAGCTATTATTTTCCTTTCGATCGCAACAGTTATTGGCATTTATATTTGCATAATGTCTACATGGTGGATTGCTTTAATAGGTATCATATGTATGGCAACAGGATACTTTTATACAGGAGGACCTATTCCTATTGCCTACACACCTTTTGGCGAACTTGTAGCTGGTTTCTTTATGGGTACTGTTATCATATTAATTGCCTATTTTATTCAAACAGAAACCTTATCATTTACTATCTTTTTATTTTCTGTTCCAATTGCGATTTTAGTCGGTGCAATTTTAACTGCTAACAATATTCGCGATTTAGATGGTGATAAAGAAAATGGACGAAAAACACTAGCTATATTATTAGGAAGAAAAAACTCAATTTGCTTTCTTGCACTCATGTTTATTGCTTCCTATATCATCACCTTAATCCTAGTCTTTAGCGGTGTGGCTACTTCTTGGTCATTAATTGTATTTTTAAGCATTCCAAAAGCTATATCAGCTGTGAAGCAATTTATTGGGAAAGTTCGTCCAATAGAAATGATGCCCGCAATGAAGGCTACAGCACAAACAAATGTACAATTTGGATTTTTGTTAGCACTTGGCTTATTTATAGGTCATTATATGTAA
- a CDS encoding yteA family sporulation protein: protein MLSSQQVETFRSQLLKMKDEIEQRFEMNGHYGLEEGHAHESVGELSSYDNHPADEATELYEREKDIALNEHTEEELTDIDRALQAVDNGTYGKCEVCGMEIPLDRLDAIPTATTCKEHAPEQVVSHNRPIEEGVLMPPFGKFNYDDQDENVAFDAEDAYQIVNSFGSSETPSDLTYPKDHYNDMYMESEEPDGYVEDYENFVGTDIEGKEITVYPSNQHEQYEDMLDEEGLMTIFGDLPGYEKDPYTEEEV, encoded by the coding sequence ATGCTAAGTTCACAACAAGTAGAGACCTTCCGTTCACAGCTATTAAAAATGAAGGATGAGATTGAACAACGCTTTGAAATGAATGGACATTATGGTTTAGAAGAAGGACATGCTCATGAATCAGTTGGTGAGCTCTCAAGCTATGACAACCACCCAGCAGATGAAGCAACCGAATTATATGAGCGTGAAAAAGATATTGCACTAAATGAACATACTGAAGAGGAATTAACTGATATAGACCGTGCTCTCCAAGCTGTTGATAACGGAACTTATGGCAAATGTGAAGTATGCGGAATGGAAATCCCGTTAGATCGACTTGATGCAATACCAACAGCTACAACGTGTAAGGAGCATGCACCAGAACAGGTTGTCTCTCATAATCGACCGATTGAAGAAGGTGTCCTTATGCCTCCATTCGGAAAATTTAACTATGATGACCAAGATGAAAATGTCGCTTTTGATGCCGAAGATGCCTATCAAATCGTCAATAGCTTTGGTTCATCTGAAACGCCATCCGATTTAACATATCCAAAAGATCACTACAACGATATGTATATGGAATCAGAAGAACCCGATGGCTATGTTGAGGACTACGAGAATTTTGTAGGTACTGATATTGAGGGAAAAGAAATCACTGTCTACCCTTCTAATCAGCATGAGCAGTATGAAGATATGCTTGATGAAGAAGGATTGATGACCATTTTTGGTGATTTACCTGGTTATGAAAAAGATCCCTATACGGAAGAAGAAGTGTGA
- a CDS encoding bile acid:sodium symporter family protein: MNFLEKVSKKAGDTFAVWVIVFAILAFFIPGGFTWIAPHIALLLGIIMFGMGLTLSLQDFKAVFQAPKSVIVGVLAQYTIMPLLAFGLATLFQLEPEVAVGVILVGCCPGGTASNVMTFLAKGNTALSVAVTSVSTLLAPILTPALTLLFASKWLPVSAGSLFLSIVQIVLVPIILGIVVKLLFRKQVEKSVAVLPLISVVGIVAVAAAVVAVNSGKIAETGLLIFSIVVLHNVLGLLLGYVLAKLLKLNFADQKAISIEVGMQNSGLGAALAVAHFSPLSAVPSAIFSVWHNISGPLLATWWGKKAGSQTSTDNASDKSHKG, translated from the coding sequence ATGAATTTTTTAGAGAAGGTAAGTAAAAAAGCTGGCGACACATTTGCTGTATGGGTTATTGTTTTTGCCATCTTAGCGTTTTTTATCCCAGGAGGCTTTACGTGGATTGCCCCTCATATTGCACTTTTATTAGGCATTATTATGTTTGGTATGGGTTTAACTTTATCTTTGCAGGATTTTAAAGCAGTGTTTCAAGCACCAAAAAGTGTTATTGTTGGAGTGTTAGCACAATATACGATCATGCCATTGTTGGCATTTGGTCTTGCTACGTTATTTCAATTAGAACCAGAAGTAGCTGTAGGTGTCATTTTGGTAGGTTGTTGCCCAGGTGGTACTGCTTCAAACGTTATGACATTTTTAGCGAAAGGTAACACAGCATTGTCTGTTGCTGTTACTTCTGTTTCGACCTTATTAGCTCCAATTTTAACACCTGCACTTACATTGTTGTTCGCAAGTAAATGGTTACCGGTTTCTGCTGGTTCGTTATTTTTATCAATCGTGCAGATTGTGTTAGTACCAATTATTTTAGGAATTGTTGTCAAATTATTATTCCGTAAACAGGTTGAAAAAAGTGTTGCTGTATTACCACTAATTTCAGTTGTGGGGATTGTAGCAGTGGCTGCAGCTGTTGTTGCTGTTAATTCAGGTAAAATTGCTGAAACTGGACTTTTAATTTTTTCAATTGTTGTTTTACACAATGTTTTAGGACTTCTTTTAGGGTACGTTTTAGCGAAATTGTTAAAGCTGAATTTTGCAGATCAAAAAGCAATCTCGATTGAGGTAGGAATGCAGAACTCGGGTTTAGGTGCAGCTTTAGCTGTTGCCCATTTTTCCCCATTGTCGGCAGTACCAAGTGCAATCTTCAGTGTTTGGCATAATATTTCCGGGCCGCTTCTTGCTACATGGTGGGGGAAAAAGGCTGGTTCTCAAACTAGTACTGACAACGCTAGTGACAAATCTCATAAAGGTTAA
- a CDS encoding TIGR00266 family protein: MNAHEIDYLLHGDDMQCVEIELDPKESVVAEAGGMMMMEDGIDMETIFGDGDNNQKGFLGKLVGAGKRVITGESLFMTVFTNKGSGKKRVSFAAPYPGKIIPVDLSELGGKVICQKDSFLCAAKGVSIGIDFQRKLGTGFFGGEGFIMQKLEGDGLAFLHAGGTIIRRDLQPGEKLRIDTGCLVALTKDVDYNIEFVGKVKTAFFGGEGLFFATVQGPGTVWIQTLPFSRLADRVIASAPSSGGEGRGEGSLLGGLGRLLDGD; this comes from the coding sequence TTGAACGCACATGAAATTGATTATTTACTGCATGGTGACGATATGCAGTGTGTTGAAATCGAATTAGATCCAAAAGAGAGTGTTGTTGCTGAAGCTGGTGGTATGATGATGATGGAAGATGGCATTGATATGGAAACAATCTTCGGTGACGGAGATAATAACCAAAAGGGCTTTCTAGGTAAACTTGTCGGCGCGGGCAAGCGTGTGATAACTGGTGAAAGCTTATTCATGACCGTATTCACAAATAAAGGATCAGGTAAGAAACGTGTATCCTTTGCTGCTCCATATCCAGGTAAAATCATACCAGTTGACTTAAGTGAACTTGGAGGCAAAGTAATCTGTCAGAAGGATTCCTTCCTATGTGCAGCTAAAGGTGTTTCGATTGGAATTGACTTCCAGAGGAAACTAGGGACTGGATTTTTCGGTGGCGAAGGCTTTATTATGCAAAAACTTGAAGGTGACGGGTTAGCATTTTTACATGCTGGTGGGACAATTATTAGAAGAGATTTGCAGCCTGGAGAAAAGCTTCGCATTGATACTGGATGTCTTGTCGCTTTAACAAAAGATGTAGATTATAATATTGAATTTGTTGGTAAAGTAAAAACAGCATTCTTCGGTGGCGAGGGTTTATTCTTTGCAACTGTTCAAGGACCAGGTACTGTATGGATCCAAACACTTCCATTTAGCCGTTTGGCAGATCGTGTTATAGCTAGTGCACCATCCTCTGGCGGAGAAGGTCGTGGAGAAGGAAGCTTACTTGGTGGCTTAGGTAGATTATTAGATGGTGATTGA
- a CDS encoding glycogen/starch/alpha-glucan phosphorylase: MFSNKDRFKESFLKRLESMCGKGFEESTKRDQYHTLGNMVREYISSKWIETNELYRSENKKQVYYLSIEFLLGRLLGQNLLNLGIKEIVEEGLSELNITLSEIEDCESDPALGNGGLGRLAACFLDSLATLNLPGHGYGIRYKHGLFDQKIVDGYQVELPEQWLRHGNVWEVRKPDEAVEVSFWGRVETSCDNNVLSFKQVGDQKVLAVPYDMPVVGFHVNTVNTLRLWNAEPSSFGPNHDILSYKRETEAITDFLYPDDTHDEGKILRLKQQYFLVSSSIQSILASYKKENSNVRELHHSVAIHINDTHPALAIPELMRILMDVEGLTWDEAWEITSHTVSYTNHTILSEALEKWPIYLFKPLLPRIYMIIEEINERFCAELWDRYPGEWQRIEHMAIIAHGLVKMAHLSIVGSCSINGVAKIHSDILKNREMKPFYELYPWKFNNKTNGITHRRWLLKANPELTAIIKDVIGDEWIKQPEKLIDLKRHIYHPALKESFAAVKRKRKEILAKKIAEKNGIIVDIDSIFDVQVKRLHAYKRQLLNVLHILYLYNRIKEDANYTITPRTFIFGAKASPTYYYAKKVIKLIHSLADKVNNDPRVSKVIKVVFMENYRVSLAEDIFPAADVSEQISTASKEASGTGNMKFMMNGALTVGTLDGANIEIMEEVGRDNIFTFGLTASEVLKYEENGRYRSMEYYHHDLRIRQVVDQLTNGFFSEDEGEFESIKDSLLVQNDQYFVLRDFASYIEVQEKVGVAYQNTDKWLEQALINISHSGFFSSDRTIQQYADDIWEIGPVALKM, encoded by the coding sequence ATGTTCTCCAACAAGGATCGGTTTAAGGAAAGCTTTCTAAAAAGATTAGAAAGCATGTGTGGCAAAGGATTTGAAGAGTCTACAAAGCGTGATCAATATCATACTTTAGGCAATATGGTAAGGGAATATATTAGTTCGAAATGGATTGAAACCAACGAGCTATACAGGTCGGAAAATAAAAAACAAGTTTATTATTTATCAATTGAATTTTTACTTGGACGTCTGCTTGGTCAGAATTTGCTAAATCTAGGTATTAAAGAGATTGTCGAGGAAGGACTAAGTGAGCTAAATATCACATTAAGTGAAATTGAAGATTGTGAGTCTGACCCAGCTTTAGGTAATGGTGGTCTTGGACGACTTGCAGCATGCTTCTTAGATTCCCTTGCGACGTTAAACCTACCTGGACATGGATATGGAATCCGCTATAAACATGGATTGTTTGACCAAAAAATAGTGGATGGTTATCAGGTAGAGCTTCCTGAGCAATGGCTTAGACACGGTAATGTTTGGGAGGTTCGAAAACCTGACGAAGCAGTTGAGGTTTCATTTTGGGGAAGAGTTGAAACAAGTTGTGATAACAATGTTCTCTCCTTTAAACAAGTTGGTGATCAAAAGGTTTTAGCTGTTCCTTATGATATGCCTGTTGTTGGTTTTCATGTCAATACAGTTAATACGCTAAGACTATGGAATGCTGAACCATCATCCTTTGGTCCAAATCACGATATCTTGTCGTATAAGCGTGAAACTGAAGCGATCACTGACTTTTTATATCCTGATGATACACATGATGAAGGGAAAATATTAAGATTAAAACAGCAATATTTTCTTGTTTCTTCAAGTATTCAAAGCATTTTAGCTTCCTATAAAAAGGAAAACTCAAATGTGAGAGAGCTCCATCATTCTGTTGCGATCCACATTAATGATACACACCCAGCTTTAGCTATTCCTGAATTGATGAGGATCTTAATGGATGTTGAAGGATTAACATGGGATGAAGCATGGGAAATTACAAGTCATACAGTATCTTATACAAATCATACCATTCTATCTGAAGCGTTAGAAAAGTGGCCAATTTATTTATTTAAACCACTTTTACCAAGAATTTATATGATTATTGAGGAGATCAACGAGCGCTTCTGTGCAGAGCTTTGGGATCGTTATCCAGGAGAGTGGCAACGTATAGAACATATGGCCATTATTGCACATGGATTAGTGAAAATGGCTCACCTCTCTATCGTTGGAAGCTGTAGCATTAATGGAGTTGCAAAAATTCATTCAGATATATTGAAAAACCGCGAAATGAAGCCATTTTATGAGTTATACCCTTGGAAATTTAATAACAAAACGAATGGCATTACTCATCGCAGGTGGTTATTAAAAGCAAATCCAGAGCTAACAGCAATAATAAAAGATGTTATTGGTGATGAATGGATAAAGCAACCAGAAAAGTTGATAGATTTAAAAAGACATATTTATCATCCTGCTTTAAAAGAGAGTTTTGCAGCTGTTAAGAGGAAAAGAAAAGAGATTCTTGCAAAAAAGATAGCTGAAAAGAATGGGATTATCGTAGATATTGATTCAATTTTTGACGTTCAAGTTAAGAGATTACATGCATATAAACGGCAATTATTAAATGTTTTACACATTTTGTATTTATATAATCGCATAAAAGAGGACGCGAATTATACGATCACACCTCGTACATTTATTTTTGGTGCCAAAGCGTCACCAACGTATTATTATGCAAAAAAAGTGATCAAATTAATTCACTCTTTAGCAGATAAAGTTAATAACGATCCAAGAGTCTCGAAGGTTATTAAAGTAGTCTTCATGGAAAATTATCGTGTTTCACTTGCCGAAGATATTTTTCCGGCTGCAGATGTGAGTGAGCAAATTTCAACGGCAAGCAAAGAGGCATCTGGAACAGGGAACATGAAGTTTATGATGAATGGAGCTCTAACGGTAGGAACTTTAGATGGAGCAAACATTGAAATCATGGAGGAAGTTGGACGTGATAATATCTTCACTTTTGGATTAACCGCCAGCGAGGTTCTAAAATATGAAGAAAACGGTCGTTATCGATCGATGGAATATTATCACCATGATTTAAGAATCCGCCAAGTTGTCGATCAATTAACAAATGGCTTTTTCTCAGAAGATGAAGGGGAATTCGAATCAATTAAAGATTCACTATTAGTTCAAAACGATCAGTACTTCGTTTTACGTGATTTTGCTTCATATATAGAAGTGCAAGAAAAAGTTGGAGTTGCCTATCAAAATACTGATAAATGGCTTGAACAAGCCTTAATCAATATTTCACACTCAGGCTTCTTTTCGAGTGATAGAACCATCCAACAATATGCCGATGATATATGGGAAATTGGACCTGTTGCTTTAAAAATGTAA
- the glgA gene encoding glycogen synthase GlgA encodes MKVLFAVSECVPFVKSGGLADVAGALPKELKKLGMDVRVILPKYSLIAEKFRDKMEKIEEITVPVGWRQQFCGIESLEYDGITYYFLDNEYYFYRDSLYGHYDDAERFSFFCRGVLDSLEAIDFQPDLIHSHDWHTGMINFLLKEEYQQQPFYKHIKSVFTIHNLQFQGIFPFSVLEDLLNMEAEKFFGLEFHGHVSFMKGAINSADTITTVSPTYMEEIQTAYYGERLDGLLRSRQASLVGILNGIDDELYNPETDPVIDEPYTVDTLSRKALNKAALQSSFGLPVEDDIPLISMVTRLTKQKGFDLVKRVLDEVLSKDVQMIVLGTGEKEFEDFFKHMEWLYPTKFKAYIGFDERLAHRIYAGSDLFLMPSKFEPCGLGQLIALRYGTLPIVRETGGLNDTVLSYQEDTEEGNGFSFRNFNAHDMLNTIYRAVDMYQQKDVWQGIVENAMKQDYSWTQSALKYNQLYADLMTRSEEHVLQQGSV; translated from the coding sequence GTGAAAGTCTTATTTGCAGTTTCAGAATGTGTACCATTTGTGAAATCAGGTGGGTTAGCCGATGTAGCAGGTGCCTTACCAAAGGAATTAAAGAAACTTGGAATGGATGTTCGTGTTATTCTGCCTAAATATAGTTTAATAGCAGAAAAGTTTAGAGATAAAATGGAAAAAATAGAGGAGATTACCGTGCCTGTAGGTTGGAGGCAGCAATTTTGTGGAATCGAATCTTTAGAATATGATGGGATCACATACTACTTTCTTGATAATGAGTACTATTTTTATCGAGACTCACTTTACGGACATTATGATGATGCAGAAAGATTCTCTTTTTTCTGCAGAGGGGTTCTAGATTCATTGGAAGCAATTGACTTTCAACCTGATCTTATTCACTCACATGATTGGCATACAGGAATGATTAATTTCTTGCTGAAAGAGGAATATCAACAGCAACCATTCTATAAACATATCAAGAGTGTGTTTACCATTCATAATCTACAATTCCAAGGGATTTTTCCTTTTTCTGTTTTAGAAGATCTCCTGAACATGGAAGCTGAAAAGTTCTTTGGATTGGAATTCCATGGACATGTGAGCTTTATGAAGGGTGCAATTAATTCTGCTGATACCATTACAACGGTTAGTCCTACATATATGGAAGAGATTCAAACAGCTTATTATGGAGAAAGATTAGATGGTTTATTACGATCAAGGCAGGCATCTTTAGTAGGTATCCTAAATGGGATAGATGATGAATTATATAATCCAGAAACTGATCCAGTTATAGATGAACCTTATACTGTTGACACTCTTAGCAGAAAAGCTTTGAATAAAGCTGCCTTGCAGTCATCATTTGGACTTCCAGTAGAAGATGATATTCCACTAATATCGATGGTGACAAGGTTAACAAAGCAAAAGGGCTTTGATTTAGTGAAACGAGTTCTTGATGAAGTATTAAGCAAAGATGTTCAAATGATCGTTCTTGGAACTGGTGAAAAAGAATTTGAAGATTTCTTTAAACATATGGAATGGCTTTATCCTACTAAATTTAAAGCATACATAGGATTTGATGAAAGATTAGCACATCGCATCTACGCGGGCTCTGATCTTTTCTTAATGCCTTCAAAATTTGAACCATGTGGATTAGGGCAGCTCATTGCATTAAGGTATGGTACCCTTCCGATAGTGAGAGAAACCGGTGGATTGAACGATACAGTTTTGTCTTATCAAGAGGATACAGAGGAGGGGAACGGATTTTCATTCAGAAATTTCAATGCTCATGACATGTTAAATACCATTTATCGTGCTGTGGATATGTATCAACAGAAGGATGTATGGCAGGGAATTGTAGAAAATGCCATGAAACAAGATTATAGTTGGACACAATCTGCTTTGAAATATAACCAGCTATATGCTGATTTAATGACTAGGAGTGAAGAGCATGTTCTCCAACAAGGATCGGTTTAA
- the glgD gene encoding glucose-1-phosphate adenylyltransferase subunit GlgD — protein sequence MLGVIDATAYKPEIEDLTVHRSLAAVPFASRYRLIDFVLSNMVNSEIESVAIFPKYQYRSLMDHIGSGKQWDLNRKKDGLFFFPSPHLHNEYDEFGSFRQFSDHIDYFLRSTQEYAVITNSYTVCNIDYKKVLSYHLENGCDITEVRKDDKSLQMYIMSTKLLINLIDDKEQTGSKTLADVIIENRNNLTICHYEYKGYAAVIDSISSYYKHSMDMLNPTVWNEIFLNNRPILTKAKDEPPTKYGKTALVKNSLIANGCKIEGHVENSIIFRGVHIGKDTVIKNSVIMQKSQIGDDCLLDNVIADKDVKVEKAAVIKGAALLPYILRKRTIQGALMNS from the coding sequence ATGCTTGGTGTTATTGATGCAACAGCCTATAAACCGGAAATTGAAGATTTAACGGTACATCGTTCATTAGCAGCGGTTCCTTTTGCTAGTCGTTATCGATTAATTGATTTTGTCCTTTCAAATATGGTTAATTCTGAAATTGAAAGTGTTGCGATTTTTCCTAAATACCAGTATCGTTCATTAATGGACCATATTGGCTCAGGAAAACAATGGGATCTAAACCGTAAAAAGGATGGATTATTCTTTTTTCCGTCTCCTCACTTGCATAACGAGTACGATGAGTTTGGATCATTCCGTCAGTTTTCAGATCATATCGATTACTTTTTAAGAAGCACACAAGAATATGCTGTTATTACAAATAGCTATACTGTTTGTAATATTGATTATAAAAAAGTATTGTCATATCATTTGGAAAATGGCTGCGACATTACAGAAGTAAGAAAAGATGACAAGTCATTGCAAATGTATATCATGTCTACAAAGCTTCTTATAAATCTTATTGATGATAAAGAACAGACTGGTTCTAAGACTTTAGCAGATGTGATAATTGAAAATCGAAATAATTTAACAATCTGTCATTATGAATATAAAGGCTATGCTGCAGTTATCGATTCGATTAGTAGTTATTATAAGCATAGTATGGATATGCTTAACCCAACGGTCTGGAATGAAATTTTCTTGAATAACCGTCCAATTTTAACAAAGGCAAAAGATGAGCCTCCTACGAAATATGGAAAAACTGCTCTAGTTAAAAATTCATTAATTGCAAATGGTTGTAAAATCGAGGGGCATGTAGAAAATAGTATCATTTTTAGAGGGGTCCATATTGGAAAAGATACAGTCATTAAAAATAGTGTAATTATGCAAAAGTCACAAATTGGAGATGACTGTTTATTAGACAATGTAATCGCGGATAAAGATGTCAAGGTAGAAAAAGCGGCTGTAATTAAAGGGGCTGCATTATTACCATATATATTAAGAAAAAGAACGATTCAAGGAGCGTTGATGAACTCGTGA
- a CDS encoding glucose-1-phosphate adenylyltransferase produces the protein MGRKKCVAMLLAGGKGSRLSSLTKNLAKPAVPFGGKYRIIDFTLSNCTNSSIDTVGVLTQYQPLVLNSYIGIGSVWDLDRKNGGVTVLPPYTESSEMKWYKGTASAIYQNINYIKQYDPEYVLILSGDHIYKMDYSKMLDYHIEKNADASISVIEVPWDEASRFGIMNTNEQMQVVEFDEKPAKPKNNLASMGIYIFKWSILKEYLEMDERNPYSSHDFGKDIIPLLLDEKRNVVAYPFQGYWKDVGTVKSLWEANMDLLNDESKLNLFDRDWKIYTVNSNHPPQFISDDAQVTDSFVNDGCVILGNVNHSVLFQGVTVGKNTVIKNSVLMPDAVIGENVYIENAIIPSGIEIPNGTVICPDANSEEILLVTEEIIEELNTLVDSKNI, from the coding sequence ATGGGAAGAAAAAAGTGCGTCGCAATGTTATTAGCAGGGGGTAAGGGTAGCAGATTAAGCTCCCTTACAAAAAATCTAGCGAAACCTGCTGTTCCCTTTGGGGGCAAATATCGAATCATTGATTTTACATTAAGTAATTGTACGAATTCTAGTATAGATACAGTAGGGGTACTTACACAGTATCAACCTCTTGTCTTAAACTCATATATTGGTATAGGCAGTGTATGGGACTTAGATCGTAAAAATGGCGGCGTAACAGTTCTTCCTCCTTATACAGAATCTTCTGAGATGAAATGGTATAAAGGGACAGCAAGTGCAATCTATCAAAATATTAATTACATCAAGCAATATGATCCTGAATATGTACTAATCTTATCAGGAGATCATATTTACAAAATGGATTATTCGAAGATGCTAGATTACCATATTGAAAAAAATGCTGATGCATCTATTTCAGTTATTGAAGTGCCTTGGGATGAAGCAAGTCGTTTTGGCATTATGAATACAAATGAACAGATGCAAGTTGTCGAATTTGATGAAAAACCTGCTAAACCGAAAAATAATTTAGCTTCTATGGGTATCTATATTTTTAAATGGTCAATATTGAAAGAATATCTTGAAATGGATGAGAGAAATCCATATTCAAGTCATGACTTTGGAAAAGATATTATTCCTTTATTACTAGATGAAAAACGCAATGTTGTAGCATATCCGTTCCAGGGATATTGGAAGGATGTAGGTACGGTTAAAAGTCTTTGGGAAGCGAATATGGATCTTTTAAACGATGAATCAAAACTGAATTTATTTGATCGTGATTGGAAGATCTATACTGTTAATTCCAATCACCCTCCTCAGTTTATCTCTGATGATGCACAAGTAACAGATTCATTTGTAAATGATGGCTGTGTCATTTTGGGCAATGTGAATCATTCTGTATTATTTCAAGGTGTAACAGTTGGAAAGAATACGGTTATTAAAAATTCTGTCTTAATGCCAGATGCTGTAATTGGTGAAAATGTTTATATAGAGAATGCAATTATCCCTAGTGGAATTGAAATTCCAAATGGTACAGTTATTTGCCCTGATGCAAATTCAGAGGAAATTCTCCTTGTAACAGAAGAGATTATTGAAGAACTTAACACACTTGTAGATAGCAAAAATATTTAA